In one Maniola jurtina chromosome 13, ilManJurt1.1, whole genome shotgun sequence genomic region, the following are encoded:
- the LOC123871231 gene encoding zinc finger protein 37 homolog isoform X2, with amino-acid sequence MDFVKREESNILDEENYKIYMENLQKSHQIDTTDYQHTISMEQLHQAVVQSSLNSSTIVHNFQLPISPRQMSTLMLKTNHLTRSLNFNELPTHLPKNLAMDMEILGLPNDLSQNLRHEDLLTQNLSRNVDNIMLARTLNNDLELQNSLAHIQNLQEQELSRNLSTEMTHNLNRINNLSHNINREISHDLGNEIDLTHLSRQNLEQDIIMNQEESRRSPLGQNVDSNLLEQHISQRLEQHMALKLDQAVERIDQNQRFDQTLAQRLDQSLAQRLDPLPSRLDSRLLNGNVLHDQRVLEQAEHLFPLPMHIKSEQEDDGYFYDNINQGMSSSNTGMNGEIPPHSDHSTPQPNTNIHQDSLYTHTVYNNHNISVPALNPIDLYSRPQNYVQNYVTENPQNLVVHRQYDNSSPYTEDLKKLRQDSVKKDAKTAQPKENLKPTDQNKMYYEYANDYVIVGKNENDSNSKLNEELAMSIKGEYICYKCNEVFPSKRVLKQHAKLCDNADGTDAEKQGKFSCSQCAYRCQSPAILKIHERTHTGEKPYACTFCEYKSGQKNNVAKHILVHMKAKPFGCQYCDYRCAQKNNLVVHERTHTGDKPFACPYCDYRTVQKPNLVKHMYLHTDQKPFSCDLCNYRCVQKANLTKHKQRHMNEKDGDKIDIKTQVKPYKPRQKSVKCPLCPYRCVQKSSLEKHMQYKHVDAECQDNLDCGLNLMKSVCDTKTVITDHHSEVAHDHHSEATHDHHSDDHGLNLMKNGHLTNNEHVSVFRKCVKDSI; translated from the exons atggatttcgtgAAGCGAGAAGAAAGCAATATACTGGATGAAGAGAACTACAAAATTTACATGGAAAAC TTACAAAAGTCACATCAAATCGACACAACAGATTACCAACACACAATATCAATGGAGCAACTTCACCAAGCTGTCGTCCAGTCTTCCTTAAACTCCAGTACCATCGTACACAACTTCCAACTGCCCATATCACCTCGACAAATGTCCACACTCATGCTGAAGACCAACCATTTGACCCGCTCCTTAAATTTTAACGAACTACCAACCCATTTACCAAAAAACCTAGCAATGGATATGGAAATACTCGGACTGCCCAATGACCTTTCACAGAATTTAAGGCACGAGGACTTATTAACCCAAAACTTATCCAGAAACGTAGATAATATAATGCTGGCGCGTACCTTGAACAATGATTTAGAACTACAGAATAGTTTAGCTCACATACAGAATTTGCAAGAGCAAGAACTAAGTAGAAACCTAAGCACAGAAATGACCCATAATTTGAATAGAATAAACAatttatcacataatattaATCGTGAAATATCTCATGATTTGGGCAACGAAATTGATTTGACACATCTGAGTCGACAGAATTTAGAGcaagatattattatgaatcaGGAAGAGTCACGGAGGAGTCCGTTGGGTCAAAATGTTGATAGTAATTTATTAGAACAGCATATATCACAAAGGCTGGAGCAGCATATGGCTTTAAAATTGGATCAGGCTGTGGAAAGAATTGACCAAAATCAAAGGTTTGATCAAACATTAGCTCAAAGGTTGGATCAGTCGTTGGCTCAAAGGTTGGATCCATTGCCATCAAGGTTGGACTCAAGGTTGTTGAATGGGAATGTACTCCATGATCAAAGGGTTTTGGAACAAGCTGAACATTTATTTCCGTTGCCAATGCATATAAAGTCGGAGCAAGAGGATGATggttatttttatgataatatcaATCAAGGAATGAGCAGTAGCAATACAGGAATGAATG gtgAAATCCCACCACACTCGGACCACTCCACCCCGCAACCGAATACCAACATACATCAGGACTCATTATATACACATACAGTATACAATAACCATAATATATCAGTACCAGCTCTAAACCCTATAGACTTATATTCACGCCCCCAAAACTACGTACAGAATTACGTAACGGAAAATCCCCAAAATCTAGTCGTACACAGACAATACGACAACTCCAGCCCTTATACGGAAGATTTGAAAAAGTTACGTCAAGATTCCGTAAAAAAAGATGCCAAAACCGCGCAGCCTAAAGAAAACCTGAAGCCTACGGATCAGAATAAAATGTACTACGAATATGCTAATGATTATGTTATCGTTGGGAAGAATGAAAACGATTCCAATAGTAAATTGAATGAAGAACTAGCCATGAGTATAAAAGGGGAGTATATATGCTACAAATGCAATGAAGTATTCCCATCTAAAAGAGTGCTGAAACAACACGCGAAATTATGCGATAATGCAGATGGTACCGATGCAGAAAAGCAAGGGAAATTCAGTTGCAGCCAATGTGCCTACCGATGTCAATCTCCAGCGATACTAAAAATCCATGAACGCACTCATACCGGTGAAAAACCGTATGCATGCACTTTCTGTGAATATAAATCCGGGCAAAAAAACAATGTAGCGAAACATATTCTAGTGCACATGAAGGCAAAACCATTCGGTTGCCAATATTGTGACTATCGCTGTGCACAAAAGAACAATTTAGTAGTTCATGAACGCACCCACACAGGCGATAAACCGTTCGCATGCCCATATTGTGATTACCGGACGGTGCAAAAACCTAACTTAGTCAAACATATGTATTTGCACACCGATCAGAAACCGTTTAGCTGCGATCTGTGCAATTATAGATGCGTGCAAAAGGCAAACTTGACCAAACATAAGCAAAGGCACATGAACGAAAAAGATGGGGACAAAATTGATATCAAAACCCAAGTTAAACCGTACAAGCCGAGACAGAAATCAGTCAAATGTCCGCTCTGTCCGTACAGATGCGTTCAGAAATCCAGTCTAGAAAAACATATGCAGTATAAACATGTTGATGCCGAGTGTCAGGACAATTTAGACTGTGGTCTCAATTTGATGAAAAGTGTTTGTGATACTAAAACTGTTATAACTGATCATCACAGTGAAGTAG CTCACGATCATCATAGTGAAGCAACTCATGATCATCACAGTGATGATCACGGTTTGAACCTGATGAAAAATGGTCATTTGACTAACAATGAACACGTGTCCGTTTTTCGTAAGTGTGTAAAAGATTCTATTTGA
- the LOC123871231 gene encoding zinc finger protein 37-like isoform X1, producing MDFVKREESNILDEENYKIYMENLQKSHQIDTTDYQHTISMEQLHQAVVQSSLNSSTIVHNFQLPISPRQMSTLMLKTNHLTRSLNFNELPTHLPKNLAMDMEILGLPNDLSQNLRHEDLLTQNLSRNVDNIMLARTLNNDLELQNSLAHIQNLQEQELSRNLSTEMTHNLNRINNLSHNINREISHDLGNEIDLTHLSRQNLEQDIIMNQEESRRSPLGQNVDSNLLEQHISQRLEQHMALKLDQAVERIDQNQRFDQTLAQRLDQSLAQRLDPLPSRLDSRLLNGNVLHDQRVLEQAEHLFPLPMHIKSEQEDDGYFYDNINQGMSSSNTGMNGEIPPHSDHSTPQPNTNIHQDSLYTHTVYNNHNISVPALNPIDLYSRPQNYVQNYVTENPQNLVVHRQYDNSSPYTEDLKKLRQDSVKKDAKTAQPKENLKPTDQNKMYYEYANDYVIVGKNENDSNSKLNEELAMSIKGEYICYKCNEVFPSKRVLKQHAKLCDNADGTDAEKQGKFSCSQCAYRCQSPAILKIHERTHTGEKPYACTFCEYKSGQKNNVAKHILVHMKAKPFGCQYCDYRCAQKNNLVVHERTHTGDKPFACPYCDYRTVQKPNLVKHMYLHTDQKPFSCDLCNYRCVQKANLTKHKQRHMNEKDGDKIDIKTQVKPYKPRQKSVKCPLCPYRCVQKSSLEKHMQYKHVDAECQDNLDCGLNLMKSVCDTKTVITDHHSEVGHDHHSEITHDHHSEIAHDHHSEIAHDHHSEIAHDHHSEIAHDHHSEIAHDHHSEIAHDHHSEATHDHHSDDHGLNLMKNGHLTNNEHVSVFRKCVKDSI from the exons atggatttcgtgAAGCGAGAAGAAAGCAATATACTGGATGAAGAGAACTACAAAATTTACATGGAAAAC TTACAAAAGTCACATCAAATCGACACAACAGATTACCAACACACAATATCAATGGAGCAACTTCACCAAGCTGTCGTCCAGTCTTCCTTAAACTCCAGTACCATCGTACACAACTTCCAACTGCCCATATCACCTCGACAAATGTCCACACTCATGCTGAAGACCAACCATTTGACCCGCTCCTTAAATTTTAACGAACTACCAACCCATTTACCAAAAAACCTAGCAATGGATATGGAAATACTCGGACTGCCCAATGACCTTTCACAGAATTTAAGGCACGAGGACTTATTAACCCAAAACTTATCCAGAAACGTAGATAATATAATGCTGGCGCGTACCTTGAACAATGATTTAGAACTACAGAATAGTTTAGCTCACATACAGAATTTGCAAGAGCAAGAACTAAGTAGAAACCTAAGCACAGAAATGACCCATAATTTGAATAGAATAAACAatttatcacataatattaATCGTGAAATATCTCATGATTTGGGCAACGAAATTGATTTGACACATCTGAGTCGACAGAATTTAGAGcaagatattattatgaatcaGGAAGAGTCACGGAGGAGTCCGTTGGGTCAAAATGTTGATAGTAATTTATTAGAACAGCATATATCACAAAGGCTGGAGCAGCATATGGCTTTAAAATTGGATCAGGCTGTGGAAAGAATTGACCAAAATCAAAGGTTTGATCAAACATTAGCTCAAAGGTTGGATCAGTCGTTGGCTCAAAGGTTGGATCCATTGCCATCAAGGTTGGACTCAAGGTTGTTGAATGGGAATGTACTCCATGATCAAAGGGTTTTGGAACAAGCTGAACATTTATTTCCGTTGCCAATGCATATAAAGTCGGAGCAAGAGGATGATggttatttttatgataatatcaATCAAGGAATGAGCAGTAGCAATACAGGAATGAATG gtgAAATCCCACCACACTCGGACCACTCCACCCCGCAACCGAATACCAACATACATCAGGACTCATTATATACACATACAGTATACAATAACCATAATATATCAGTACCAGCTCTAAACCCTATAGACTTATATTCACGCCCCCAAAACTACGTACAGAATTACGTAACGGAAAATCCCCAAAATCTAGTCGTACACAGACAATACGACAACTCCAGCCCTTATACGGAAGATTTGAAAAAGTTACGTCAAGATTCCGTAAAAAAAGATGCCAAAACCGCGCAGCCTAAAGAAAACCTGAAGCCTACGGATCAGAATAAAATGTACTACGAATATGCTAATGATTATGTTATCGTTGGGAAGAATGAAAACGATTCCAATAGTAAATTGAATGAAGAACTAGCCATGAGTATAAAAGGGGAGTATATATGCTACAAATGCAATGAAGTATTCCCATCTAAAAGAGTGCTGAAACAACACGCGAAATTATGCGATAATGCAGATGGTACCGATGCAGAAAAGCAAGGGAAATTCAGTTGCAGCCAATGTGCCTACCGATGTCAATCTCCAGCGATACTAAAAATCCATGAACGCACTCATACCGGTGAAAAACCGTATGCATGCACTTTCTGTGAATATAAATCCGGGCAAAAAAACAATGTAGCGAAACATATTCTAGTGCACATGAAGGCAAAACCATTCGGTTGCCAATATTGTGACTATCGCTGTGCACAAAAGAACAATTTAGTAGTTCATGAACGCACCCACACAGGCGATAAACCGTTCGCATGCCCATATTGTGATTACCGGACGGTGCAAAAACCTAACTTAGTCAAACATATGTATTTGCACACCGATCAGAAACCGTTTAGCTGCGATCTGTGCAATTATAGATGCGTGCAAAAGGCAAACTTGACCAAACATAAGCAAAGGCACATGAACGAAAAAGATGGGGACAAAATTGATATCAAAACCCAAGTTAAACCGTACAAGCCGAGACAGAAATCAGTCAAATGTCCGCTCTGTCCGTACAGATGCGTTCAGAAATCCAGTCTAGAAAAACATATGCAGTATAAACATGTTGATGCCGAGTGTCAGGACAATTTAGACTGTGGTCTCAATTTGATGAAAAGTGTTTGTGATACTAAAACTGTTATAACTGATCATCACAGTGAAGTAGGTCATGATCATCACAGTGAAATAACTCATGATCATCACAGTGAAATAGCTCATGATCATCACAGTGAAATAGCTCATGATCATCACAGTGAAATAGCTCATGATCATCACAGTGAAATAGCTCATGATCATCACAGTGAAATAGCTCATGATCATCACAGTGAAATAGCTCACGATCATCATAGTGAAGCAACTCATGATCATCACAGTGATGATCACGGTTTGAACCTGATGAAAAATGGTCATTTGACTAACAATGAACACGTGTCCGTTTTTCGTAAGTGTGTAAAAGATTCTATTTGA
- the LOC123871231 gene encoding zinc finger protein 37 homolog isoform X3, which translates to MDFVKREESNILDEENYKIYMENLQKSHQIDTTDYQHTISMEQLHQAVVQSSLNSSTIVHNFQLPISPRQMSTLMLKTNHLTRSLNFNELPTHLPKNLAMDMEILGLPNDLSQNLRHEDLLTQNLSRNVDNIMLARTLNNDLELQNSLAHIQNLQEQELSRNLSTEMTHNLNRINNLSHNINREISHDLGNEIDLTHLSRQNLEQDIIMNQEESRRSPLGQNVDSNLLEQHISQRLEQHMALKLDQAVERIDQNQRFDQTLAQRLDQSLAQRLDPLPSRLDSRLLNGNVLHDQRVLEQAEHLFPLPMHIKSEQEDDGYFYDNINQGMSSSNTGMNGEIPPHSDHSTPQPNTNIHQDSLYTHTVYNNHNISVPALNPIDLYSRPQNYVQNYVTENPQNLVVHRQYDNSSPYTEDLKKLRQDSVKKDAKTAQPKENLKPTDQNKMYYEYANDYVIVGKNENDSNSKLNEELAMSIKGEYICYKCNEVFPSKRVLKQHAKLCDNADGTDAEKQGKFSCSQCAYRCQSPAILKIHERTHTGEKPYACTFCEYKSGQKNNVAKHILVHMKAKPFGCQYCDYRCAQKNNLVVHERTHTGDKPFACPYCDYRTVQKPNLVKHMYLHTDQKPFSCDLCNYRCVQKANLTKHKQRHMNEKDGDKIDIKTQVKPYKPRQKSVKCPLCPYRCVQKSSLEKHMQYKHVDAECQDNLDCGLNLMKSVCDTKTVITDHHSEVTHDHHSDDHGLNLMKNGHLTNNEHVSVFRKCVKDSI; encoded by the exons atggatttcgtgAAGCGAGAAGAAAGCAATATACTGGATGAAGAGAACTACAAAATTTACATGGAAAAC TTACAAAAGTCACATCAAATCGACACAACAGATTACCAACACACAATATCAATGGAGCAACTTCACCAAGCTGTCGTCCAGTCTTCCTTAAACTCCAGTACCATCGTACACAACTTCCAACTGCCCATATCACCTCGACAAATGTCCACACTCATGCTGAAGACCAACCATTTGACCCGCTCCTTAAATTTTAACGAACTACCAACCCATTTACCAAAAAACCTAGCAATGGATATGGAAATACTCGGACTGCCCAATGACCTTTCACAGAATTTAAGGCACGAGGACTTATTAACCCAAAACTTATCCAGAAACGTAGATAATATAATGCTGGCGCGTACCTTGAACAATGATTTAGAACTACAGAATAGTTTAGCTCACATACAGAATTTGCAAGAGCAAGAACTAAGTAGAAACCTAAGCACAGAAATGACCCATAATTTGAATAGAATAAACAatttatcacataatattaATCGTGAAATATCTCATGATTTGGGCAACGAAATTGATTTGACACATCTGAGTCGACAGAATTTAGAGcaagatattattatgaatcaGGAAGAGTCACGGAGGAGTCCGTTGGGTCAAAATGTTGATAGTAATTTATTAGAACAGCATATATCACAAAGGCTGGAGCAGCATATGGCTTTAAAATTGGATCAGGCTGTGGAAAGAATTGACCAAAATCAAAGGTTTGATCAAACATTAGCTCAAAGGTTGGATCAGTCGTTGGCTCAAAGGTTGGATCCATTGCCATCAAGGTTGGACTCAAGGTTGTTGAATGGGAATGTACTCCATGATCAAAGGGTTTTGGAACAAGCTGAACATTTATTTCCGTTGCCAATGCATATAAAGTCGGAGCAAGAGGATGATggttatttttatgataatatcaATCAAGGAATGAGCAGTAGCAATACAGGAATGAATG gtgAAATCCCACCACACTCGGACCACTCCACCCCGCAACCGAATACCAACATACATCAGGACTCATTATATACACATACAGTATACAATAACCATAATATATCAGTACCAGCTCTAAACCCTATAGACTTATATTCACGCCCCCAAAACTACGTACAGAATTACGTAACGGAAAATCCCCAAAATCTAGTCGTACACAGACAATACGACAACTCCAGCCCTTATACGGAAGATTTGAAAAAGTTACGTCAAGATTCCGTAAAAAAAGATGCCAAAACCGCGCAGCCTAAAGAAAACCTGAAGCCTACGGATCAGAATAAAATGTACTACGAATATGCTAATGATTATGTTATCGTTGGGAAGAATGAAAACGATTCCAATAGTAAATTGAATGAAGAACTAGCCATGAGTATAAAAGGGGAGTATATATGCTACAAATGCAATGAAGTATTCCCATCTAAAAGAGTGCTGAAACAACACGCGAAATTATGCGATAATGCAGATGGTACCGATGCAGAAAAGCAAGGGAAATTCAGTTGCAGCCAATGTGCCTACCGATGTCAATCTCCAGCGATACTAAAAATCCATGAACGCACTCATACCGGTGAAAAACCGTATGCATGCACTTTCTGTGAATATAAATCCGGGCAAAAAAACAATGTAGCGAAACATATTCTAGTGCACATGAAGGCAAAACCATTCGGTTGCCAATATTGTGACTATCGCTGTGCACAAAAGAACAATTTAGTAGTTCATGAACGCACCCACACAGGCGATAAACCGTTCGCATGCCCATATTGTGATTACCGGACGGTGCAAAAACCTAACTTAGTCAAACATATGTATTTGCACACCGATCAGAAACCGTTTAGCTGCGATCTGTGCAATTATAGATGCGTGCAAAAGGCAAACTTGACCAAACATAAGCAAAGGCACATGAACGAAAAAGATGGGGACAAAATTGATATCAAAACCCAAGTTAAACCGTACAAGCCGAGACAGAAATCAGTCAAATGTCCGCTCTGTCCGTACAGATGCGTTCAGAAATCCAGTCTAGAAAAACATATGCAGTATAAACATGTTGATGCCGAGTGTCAGGACAATTTAGACTGTGGTCTCAATTTGATGAAAAGTGTTTGTGATACTAAAACTGTTATAACTGATCATCACAGTGAAGT AACTCATGATCATCACAGTGATGATCACGGTTTGAACCTGATGAAAAATGGTCATTTGACTAACAATGAACACGTGTCCGTTTTTCGTAAGTGTGTAAAAGATTCTATTTGA